One region of Vigna angularis cultivar LongXiaoDou No.4 chromosome 10, ASM1680809v1, whole genome shotgun sequence genomic DNA includes:
- the LOC108334986 gene encoding lysine-specific demethylase JMJ13 codes for MTSKSSITQPTTRHGTNKPTKYDLADLEWTKRIPECPTYYPSEHEFDHPLVFLQKIAPEASKYGICKIVSPIAASNPAAFVLMEEKKDFKFETNLQPLRLSKWNEKETITFSMSGRKYTYHEFEVLANKTFFSRFHCSGGLSSSCVEKEFWHEMMHGEKGTVEYGVNVEGSAFSCDPDDKLGISKWNLKNFSRLLQSSLRLVDKEIPGITDPMLYIGMLFSMFAWHVEDHYLYSINYHHSGASKTWYGVPGYATPHFEKTVLKHVYCNKILTKHGEDGAFRFLAQKTTMFPPNVMLQHDVDVYKAVQKPGEFIITFPRAYHAGFSHGFNCGEAVNFATDDWFPFGAAASRRYAFLRMMPLIPYEELLCKEAMLVYKSSSRVRSSKNKPEDTAPYKAIVQPFLHLMQFYMISLLRLKSSRNLQSYSNTSGLLICRICHRDCYVAYLLCKYCFSHPICLFHDIAPHTCICGRFYSVFIRNDILELEEAAKSFQQKKKCCTESFSVSSLLSCNRNECIKHLEGDPWQQENSVRGTANSQCAASKPKTQVADCIKQCVENKTRMLHWRNNVLPSVKGTNRPEIIYNLRKRKSN; via the exons atGACTAGTAAAAGTTCAATTACTCAGCCAACAACCAGACATGGAACCAACAAACCGACCAAATACGATTTAGCTGATCTAGAATGGACCAAAAGGATTCCAGAGTGTCCAACATACTACCCATCAGAGCATGAGTTTGACCATCCTTTAGTTTTTCTGCAGAAAATAGCTCCTGAGGCTTCTAAATATG GTATATGCAAAATTGTTTCTCCAATTGCAGCCTCTAACCCAGCTGCTTTTGTCTTAATGGAAGAGAAAAAGGATTTCAAGTTTGAAACAAACTTACAGCCTCTTCGTCTGTCTAAATGGAATGAGAAGGAAACAATAACCTTTTCTATGAGTGGCAG AAAATATACATATCATGAATTTGAGGTTCTTGCAAATAAGACATTTTTCAGTAGATTTCACTGTTCTGGAGGTCTTTCTTCTTCATGTGTGGAAAAGGAGTTCTGGCATGAGATGATGCATGGAGAGAAGGGAACAGTTGAGTATGGAGTCAATGTTGAAGGTAGTGCCTTTTCATGTGATCCTGATGACAAGCTTGGAATAAGCAAATGGAATTTGAAG AATTTCTCACGGCTGCTGCAGTCATCCTTACGTTTAGTTGACAAGGAAATTCCC GGAATAACTGATCCTATGCTTTACATTGGAATGTTGTTCAGTATGTTTGCATGGCATGTAGAAGATCATTATTTGTACAG CATAAATTATCATCACTCAGGTGCAAGTAAAACTTGGTATGGAGTGCCTGGCTATGCAACCCCTCATTTTGAAAAGACCGTCTTAAAACACGTGTATTGCAATAAGATCTTAACAAAACATGGAGAGGATGGAGCTTTCAGGTTTCTTGCACAAAAAACAACCATGTTCCCACCAAATGTTATGTTACAACATGATGTGGATGTTTACAAGGCTGTACAGAAACCAGGAGAGTTTATCATCACCTTTCCTAGAGCATATCATGCTGGATTTAGTCATG GTTTTAACTGTGGAGAAGCAGTAAATTTTGCCACTGATGATTGGTTTCCATTTGGGGCAGCAGCCAGCAGGCGTTATGCATTTCTCAGAATGATGCCTTTAATTCCATATGAGGAACTTCTTTGTAAAGAGGCAATGTTAGTTTACAAGTCCTCCTCAAGAGTCAGAAGTTCCAAGAACAAGCCTGAAGACACAGCACCTTATAAAGCTATAGTGCAGCCTTTCTTGCATCTTATGCAATTTTATATGATATCCCTTTTGCGACTGAAGAGTTCAAGAAACTTGCAAAGTTATTCAAATACATCAGGTTTGCTGATATGCCGCATATGCCACAGGGATTGTTATGTGGCTTACCTGCTATGCAAGTACTGCTTTTCTCATCCAATTTGTCTTTTCCATG ACATTGCACCACACACTTGTATATGTGGAAGATTTTATTCTGTTTTCATAAGGAATGACATTTTGGAACTGGAAGAAGCTGCCAAAAGTtttcaacagaaaaaaaaatgctgcACTGAATCATTCTCTGTATCAAGTTTACTCTCCTGTAACAGAAATGAATGCATCAAACATCTTGAG GGTGATCCTTGGCAGCAAGAAAACAGTGTGAGAGGAACTGCTAATTCTCAATGTGCAGCATCTAAACCGAAAACACAAGTAGCTGACTGCATTAAGCAATGTGTTGAAAACAAGACAAGAATGCTGCATTGGAGAAACAATGTGCTTCCATCTGTGAAGGGTACCAATAGGCCAGAAATCATTTATAACTTGAGAAAACGGAAATCAAATTGA